In a single window of the Streptomyces sp. NBC_00094 genome:
- a CDS encoding YceI family protein, whose protein sequence is MGLFGRKNNESAVATATLPVDPALAALTGEYTIDPSHSSIGFTVRHAMVTNVRGTFAEHEGALKLDGSNPSASTASIDITIASIDTGLGDRDGHLRSGDFFDVEQFPLMSFRSTQAEQLGGDRYRITGDLTIKDVTKPLSIDLEFNGAATDPFGNERVGFEGSTEILRSAWGLTWNAALETGGVLVGDKVKLNFDISAIKNAA, encoded by the coding sequence ATGGGTCTCTTCGGCCGCAAGAACAACGAGTCCGCCGTCGCCACCGCCACCCTCCCGGTGGACCCCGCGCTGGCCGCTCTGACCGGCGAATACACCATCGACCCGAGCCACAGCAGCATCGGCTTCACCGTCCGCCACGCGATGGTCACCAACGTCCGCGGCACCTTCGCGGAGCACGAGGGCGCGCTGAAGCTGGACGGCTCGAACCCGAGCGCCTCGACCGCCTCGATCGACATCACGATCGCCTCCATCGACACGGGTCTCGGCGACCGCGACGGCCACCTGCGCAGCGGCGACTTCTTCGACGTCGAGCAGTTCCCGCTGATGAGCTTCCGCTCGACGCAGGCCGAGCAGCTGGGCGGCGACAGGTACCGGATCACCGGTGACCTGACCATCAAGGACGTCACGAAGCCGCTCAGCATCGACCTGGAGTTCAACGGCGCGGCCACGGACCCCTTCGGCAACGAGCGCGTCGGCTTCGAGGGCTCGACCGAGATCCTGCGCTCCGCATGGGGCCTGACCTGGAACGCGGCCCTGGAGACCGGCGGCGTACTGGTCGGCGACAAGGTCAAGCTGAATTTCGACATCTCCGCGATCAAGAACGCCGCCTGA